The window GGTGCGCAACGGCATCGCGCTGACCGCGATCGTGTTGTGAGCGCCGAACCCGGCCTGGTCGTCGTCGACAAGCCAGGCGGCATGACCAGCCACGACGTCGTCGGGCGCTGCCGGCGGCTGTTCGGCACCCGCAAGGTCGGTCACGCCGGCACCCTGGACCCGATGGCGACCGGTGTGCTGGTGATCGGCATCGAACGCGCCACCAAGATCCTCGGTCTGCTCACCGCCACCGACAAGTCCTATACGGCGACCCTCCGGCTGGGTCAGACGACCTCCACTGAGGACGCCGAAGGCGAACTGCTGCACCAGATTTCGGCTGCGCAGGTGACCGACGAGCAGATCGAGCGCGCGATCGCGCCGTTGCGGGGGGCGATCGAGCAGGTCCCGTCGGCGGTGAGTGCGATCAAGATCGCCGGCAAGCGCGCCTATCAGATGGTGCGAGATGGCGAGCAGGTCGAGATCCCCCCGCGCCCGGTGCGCATCGACCGCTTCGAGGTGCTCGCGGTCCGGCGGAACGGGGACGTCGTGGACGTGGACGTCGTCGTGGACTGTTCCAGCGGCACCTACATCCGGGCGCTGGCCCGCGACGTCGGCGCGGCGCTCGGCGTCGGAGGTCACCTGACCGCTCTGCGGCGCACCCGCGTCGGCGGGTTCGGCCTGGACCAGGCCCGCACCCTCGAGCAACTCGCCGACGCCGCCGAGCTCAGCTATTCGCTCGACGAGGCGTGCCTGCACGCGTTCCCGCGCCGTGAGCTGACCGACGCCGAGGTGGTCGACGCCGGTCACGGCCGGTCGCTCGCCCCCGCCGGCATCGACGGCGTCTACGCGGCGACGGCCCCGGACGGCCGCGTGATGGCTCTATTGGAAGATGCGGGGGCCCGGACGAGGTCCGTGGTCGTGATCCGGCCCGCGACGCTGTAGGCGCCGCACACGTCGCCGAACGCACGAATTATGTCGGGAATTCGGCCGGAACCCGTCAGAGATCGTGCACTCGGCGGCCCGCCCGGGCGGCGAATGCTCAGGCGTAGCGCCGCTCGAACTCCTTGATGGCTCTGTCGATGTCGCCCTTGACCGCGCGCGCCGCTGCCGCGCCGACGGGCCCGAACAACGGAGCGCCGCCGAGATCCATCCGCACGGTGAACGTGCAACCGTCGCCGGTGGATGCCACCGTCATCGTCATCTTGTAACGGGTGCCGCCGACGCCCTCACCATGCACGGCGAGCGCCGAGGGCGGATCGAACTGCTTCACCGTCCACGTCACCCGGTTGCGCATGCCCTTGGCGCCGGCCACGCCGACGATCGTCGTCCCGACGGTGATCTCCTCGGGGACGTCGGACCGCCAGCCCTGGTGCATCGGCATCCAGTCGCCGAGCGACGACAGGTCCGATGCGTGCGCCCAGGCGGTCTCGGCGGGCATCGGCAACGATCGGGACAACTCCAACTTGGCCACGGCGACTCCTAAGCGACGACCCAGATTGCTTCTGCAGCGGGACTTCCCAAATCGACGGTGGTTTCACCGTCTGAAGCGGCCGTCGACCCTCCGGAGCTTCCCGGATTCTCTACGGCCACCGAGATCATCCCCGCGAAGTCCCGCCGAGCGACGACCCGCAGTCGCGAATCCAGGCTGATGCCCACGGTGTCGAAGTACCGCAGCATTTCGGGATCGGCATCGGAGATGCGCGCGACGGTGCCCGCCTCGCCGTCCTGACACGCCGAGAGCTGACGAGCCGGAGGCGTGGGGACCTTGCCGTCGGCGGCCGGGATCGGATCGCCGTGCGGGTCACGGGTCGGGTAGCCGAGCTTGGCGTCGATGCGGTCGAGCATCCGGTCCGACACCGCGTGCTCCAGGATCTCGGCCTCGTCGTGCACCTCGTCCCAGCCGTAGCCGAGCTCATTGACCAGGAACGTCTCCATCAGCCGGTGCCGGCGCACCATCGCCAGCGCCGCCCGCCGGCCCGCGTCCGTCAGGGTCACCGCACCGTACTTCTCGTGGTCGACGAGGCCCTGATCGGCGAGTTTGCGGATCGACTCCGAGGCGGTGCTGGCAGACACCCCGATGCGGTCGGCCAGCAGTTTCGTGCTGACCTTCTCGTGTGACCACTCCTGTGCGGTCCAGATGACCTTCAGATAGTCCTGGGCGACCGTCGACAGGTCGGTCGGGTTGGCGGGGTTGCCGTCAGGACTCACGAGTATGAAGTTTAGGCAATCATCACCTGATCCGGTGATGCTGCTGGGTCACAGAGCCCCGCGGGTCGTAGGCTAGCGGCGTGCAGCGCTGGCGGGGGCAGGATGAAATCCCCACAGACTGGGGTCGGTGTGTGGTCACCATCGGTGTGTTCGACGGTGTGCACCGCGGCCACCAGGAACTCATCGGGCGTGCCGTCAAGGCGGGCCGTTCCCGCGGGGTGCCTACGGTCCTGATGACGTTCGACCCGCATCCGATGGAGGTCGTCTTCCCGGGCAGCCACCCGGCGCAGCTGACCACCCTGACCCGGCGCGCCGAACTGGTCGAGGAGATGGGCATCGACGTCTTCCTCGTCATGCCGTTCACCTCCGACTTCATGAAGCTCACCCCCGAGCGCTACGTCCACGAACTGCTCGTCGAACGTCTGCACGTCGTCGAGGTGGTGGTCGGCGACAACTTCACCTTCGGCAAGAAGGCCGCGGGCAACGTCGAGCTGCTGCGCAAGGCGGGGGACCGGTTCGGCTTCGCGGTCGACTCGCTCTCGCTGGTCGCAGAACACCATCGCGACGAGACGGTGACGTTCTCGTCGACCTACATCCGGTCGTGCGTCGACGCCGGCGACATGGTCGCCGCCGAGGAGGCGCTGGGCCGTCCACACCGGGTGGAGGGCGTGGTGGTGCGCGGCGACGGTCGTGGCCGCGACCTGGGCTTCCCAACCGCCAACGTCGCACCGCCGATGTATGCCGCGATCCCGGCCGACGGTGTGTACGCCGCGTGGTTCACCGTCCTGGGGCACGGGCCCGTCGTCGGCACGGTCACTCCCGGCGAGCGCTATCAGGCCGCGGTCTCGGTCGGCACGAACCCGACGTTCTCCGGGCGGACCCGCACGGTCGAGGCGTTCGTGCTCGATACGGAGGCGGACCTCTACGGCCAGCATGTTGCCGTCGACTTCGTCGCCCGGCTGCGCGGCCAGGAGAAGTTCGGCTCGGTGGCCGACCTCATCACCGCGATGGAGGGGGACACCGAACGTGCCCGAACCATCCTGTCGGCGCAGTAGAGCGATGCGGTAGAGCTGCGCTTTTCGCGGATTCTTCGGTAGCCGGGACCCGCTGCTAGACTCCCTGCCGACCCGGCGCGTGCTGCAGTTCGCGGTGGCCGCGCCTTTTTCGGGGTCCGGAGAGACGGGCCCCGCGTTCGCGGACCGAATTGATGGAGTTGTATTCGTGGCGCTCACCACCGAACAGAAAAAAGAGATCCTCGGCCAGTACGGCCTGCACGACACCGACACCGGTTCCCCCGAAGCTCAGGTCGCGTTGCTCACCAAGCGGATCTCCGATCTCACCGAACACCTCAAGCAGCACAAGCACGACCACCACTCGCGTCGTGGCCTGCTGCTGCTGGTCGGCCGTCGCCGCCGGCTGCTGAAGTACGTCGCCCAGGTCGACGTCGCGCGCTACCGCTCGCTGATCGAGCGTCTGGGCCTGCGCCGCTGACGCTGCGCGACCCGTGAATCCGCCCCGCTGCCTCTGGCCGCGGGGCGGACTTCGTGGTGCACCCGTGCCTGCGGGGCCCGGATTAGGGGTTTCGCAGGTGCCGGGATGTAACATAGGTGCGTTCGACTGCCATCGGCACGAACACACATGGGTGCGGTCCTCGCAGACCCGCGTGCACCGTTCCCGCGTGACACGACAAGGAACCGCCTGATCGCGCGGTCTTCGGTAGTGGCTGCCGGAGAGAGACTCCGACAGCTTCGATCGACGGCCGTCGACGCATCCGGGCCGGCCTTCTCGGAACCTTCCGAGTCCGCATTCGCTGCGCGTGTCCACGCGAAACAGTTGAAGGACGATCTAGAGAGGCCGTACGGACGTCTATGTCTGTAGTTGAAATCGAAGAGGGCGTGTTCGAATCCACCGCCACCATCGACAACGGGAGCTTCGGCACCCGCACCATCCGTTTCGAGACCGGCCGGCTGGCCCGCCAAGCCGCCGGCGCCGTCGTCGCCTACCTCGACGACGAGACCATGCTGCTGAGCGCCACGACCGCCAGCAAGCAGCCCAAGGAGCATTTCGACTTCTTCCCGCTGACGATCGACGTCGAGGAGCGGATGTACGCCGCGGGCCGCATCCCCGGCTCGTTCTTCCGTCGTGAGGGACGCCCGTCCACCGACGCGATCCTGACCTGCCGCCTGATCGACCGGCCGCTGCGCCCGACGTTCATCTCGGGTCTGCGCAACGAGATCCAGGTCGTCGTCACCGTGCTGAGCCTGGATCCCAAGGATCTCTACGACGTGCTGGCGATCAACGCCGCGTCGGCGTCGACCCAGATCTCGGGCATCCCGTTCAACGGTCCGGTCGGCGGCGTCCGCGTCGCGCTGATCGACGGCCAGTGGGTCGCGTTCCCGACCGTCGAGCAGCTCGAAGGAGCCGTGTTCGACATGGTCGTCGCGGGACGGAAGGCCGGCGATGATGTCGCGATCATGATGGTCGAGGCCGAGGCCACCGACAAGGTCATCGAGCTGGTGGCCGGCGGTGCGGGAGCGCCGACCGAGGCCGTCGTGGCCGAGGGCCTGGAGGCCGCCAAGCCGTTCATCGCCGCGCTGTGCGACGCGCAGGCCGCGCTGGCCGGTGCTGCCGGCAAGGAGACCGCCGAGTACCCGGTGTTCCCGGACTACGCCGAGGACGTCTACTACTCGGTCGCCTCCGTCGCCACCGATGCCCTGTCCGAGGCGCTGACCATCGCGGGCAAGGAAGCACGCGACGACCGCACCAACGAGATCAAGGCCGAGGTCGTCGAGCGTCTCGCCGAGCAGTACGCCGGTCGCGAGAAGGAGATCGGCGCGGCATACCGCTCGCTGACCAAGAAGCTTGTGCGCCAACGCATCCTGACCGACCACTTCCGCATCGACGGACGCGGCGTCACGGACATCCGCGCCCTGTCGGCCGAGGTCGCGGTCATCCCGCGGGCACACGGCAGCGCGCTGTTCGAGCGCGGCGAAACCCAGATCATGGGCGTCACCACCCTCGACATGGTCAAGATGGCCCAGCAGATCGACTCGCTGGGACCGGAGACCTCCAAGCGCTACATGCACCACTACAACTTCCCGCCGTACTCGACCGGTGAGACGGGCCGCGTCGGTTCGCCGAAGCGCCGCGAGATCGGCCACGGCGCACTCGCAGAGCGCGCCCTGATGCCGGTGCTGCCGAGCGTCGAGGAGTTCCCGTACGCGATCCGTCAGGTCTCCGAGGCGCTGAGCTCCAACGGCTCCACCTCGATGGGTTCGGTGTGTGCGTCGACGCTGTCGCTGCTGAATGCCGGTGTGCCGCTGAAGGCTCCGGTCGCGGGTATCGCGATGGGCCTGGTGTCCGACGATGTGGAAGTAGAGGGTGGTGGCGTCGAACGCCGCTTCGTGACGCTGACCGACATCCTCGGCGCCGAGGACGCGTTCGGCGACATGGACTTCAAGTGCGCGGGCACCAAGGACTTCGTCACCGCCCTGCAGTTGGACACCAAGCTCGACGGCATCCCCTCGCAGGTGCTGGCCGGTGCGCTCGCACAGGCCAAGGACGCCCGGATCACCATCCTCGAGGTGATGGCCGAGGCGATCGACGAGCCCGATGAGATGAGCCCGTACGCGCCGCGCATCACCACGATCAAGGTTCCGGTCGACAAGATCGGCGAGGTCATCGGGCCCAAGGGCAAGATGATCAACTCGATCACCGAGGAGACCGGCGCGTCGATCTCCATCGAGGACGACGGCACCGTGTTCGTCGGCGCCTCCAACGGCGAAGCGGCGCAGGCCGCGATCGACAAGATCAACGCGATCGCCAACCCGCAGCTGCCCAAGGTCGGCGAGCGCTTCCTCGGAACGGTGGTGAAAACCACTGATTTTGGAGCCTTCGTTTCCTTACTGCCGGGCCGCGACGGCCTGGTGCACATCTCGAAGTTGGGACGCGGCAAGCGGATCAACAAGGTGGAGGATGTCGCCAAGGTCGGCGACAAGCTCCGCGTGGAGATCGCCGACATCGACAACCGCGGCAAGATCTCGCTGGTCCTCGTCGCCGAAGAGGAAGCCGGTGCGGCCACACCTGAGGCACCTGCACCCGCCGATGCCGCGACCTCAAGCAGCTAGCTCGGGGGCGCTCCGCCAGGGACGGACCAGCAGCGCTGCGTCCGTCCCGGCGGTGAGGCGCACCCGGCTTCCCGGTGGCCTTCGCGTGGTCACCGAGCACATCCCGTCGGTGCACTCGGCGTCGGTCGGCGTGTGGGTGAACGTCGGATCGCGCGATGAAGGCCGCAGTGTGGCCGGCGCCGCGCACTTCCTGGAGCACCTGCTGTTCAAGGCGACCCCGACGCGCACGGCCGTGCAGATCGCCCAGGCGGTCGACGCCGTCGGTGGTGAGCTGAACGCGTTCACGTCGCGGGAGCACACCTGCTACTACGCGCATGTGCTGGATTCCGATCTGGAACTGGCCGTCGATCTGGTCGCCGACGTGGTGCTCAACGGGCGCTGCGAACCCGACGACGTCGAGGTCGAACGTGACGTCGTGCTCGAAGAGATCGCGATGCGCGACGACGACCCCGAGGACACCCTCGGCGACGTGTTCCTGTCGGCGATGTTCGGTGACCATCCGGTGGGTCGCCCTGTGGTCGGCAGCGTGGCGTCGATCGCGGGAATGACGCGCTCGCAACTGCATTCGTTCCACGTCCGGCGCTACACACCCGACCGCATGGTGGTCGCGGTGGCGGGCAACATCGAGCACGACGAGGTGGTCCGGCTGGTGCGCCGGCACTTCGGTCGGCACCTGGTGCGCGGCCGGTCCCCGGTCGCGCCGCGCAAAGGTGCGGGACGGGTGGCCGGGCGCCCGACGCTCGAGCTGGTCAAACGCGACGCCGAGCAGACGCACCTGTCGCTCGGTGTGCGGACGCCGGGCCGGCACTGGGAGCACCGGTGGGCATTGTCGGTACTCAACACCGCGCTCGGCGGTGGCCTGAGTTCCCGTCTGTTCCAACAGATCCGAGAGACCCGCGGACTCGCGTACTCGGTGTACTCGACCGTCGACACCTTCGCCGACACCGGTGCGCTGTCGATCTATGCGGGATGCCAGCCGGAGCGCTTCGACGAGGTGGTCCGGGTGACCACCGACATCCTGGCCGATGTGGCCCGCGACGGCATCACCGCCGACGAGTGCCGGATCGCCAAGGGTTCGTTGCGTGGCGGATTGGTGCTGGGCCTGGAGGATTCGGGTTCGCGCATGAACCGCATCGGCCGCAGCGAGCTGAACTTCGGTGAGCACCGCACCATCGCGGACACACTGTCCAAGATCGATGAGGTCACGATCGACGAGGTCAACGCGGTCGCCCGGCAGTTGCTCACCCGTCCGTTCGGTGCGGCGGTGCTCGGCCCGGTGCGGTCCAAACGATCGCTGCCGAAGCCGTTGCAACAGATCGCGGGTTGACCGGTAGCCTGGTCGGCGATGACGGAACTTTCCCGACGGCATGTTCTGCTGGGCGGGCTGTCACTGTTCGCGCTGACGGCGTGTTCGACACAGACCGTGCTCGCAGACCCCGCCCGGCCACTGCCCCCGCCGGAGGAGCGCATCGCCGCGCTCGCCGCCCGCCACGACGCCCGAATCGGCTTGTACGCAGCCGATCTGGACAGCGGCGCGACCCTCGCGTTCGGCGACACCGACACGTTCGCGGTGTGCTCGACGTTCAAGACGTACGCGGCGGGCGCGGTGTTGCAGCGGGTGCAGCAGGGTCGACTCGGGCTCGGCGACACCGTGCTGATCGAGGCCGCCGACATCCGCCCGCACTCGCCGGTCACCGAACCGCGGGTGGGGACGGCGATGACGCTGGCCGAGCTGTGTCAGGCAGCCCTGCAGCAGAGCGACAACGCCGCGGCCAACGGTCTGCTGCGGGTGCTGGGTGGACCGTCGGCGATCACGGAGTTCGCGCGCAGCATCGGCGACGACCGGACGCGGCTGGACCGCTGGGAGGTCGAGCTGAACTCCGCGGTGCCCGGCGATCCCCGGGACACCAGTACGCCGCGGGCGCTCGCCACCGGATACCAGGCGCTGCTGACCGGTGATGTCCTGGATCCCATCGGCCGCCGCCAATTGGTCGACTGGATGCTGGCCAATCAGACCTCCAGCATGAGGGCCGGACTGCCGGCGGGGTACACGAGCGCCGACAAGACCGGCAGCGGCGATTACGGCAGCACCAACGACGTCGGCATCGCGTTCGGTCCGGCGGGGCAGCGGCTGCTGCTGGCGGTGATGACCCGGTCGGCGAGCGACGATCCCGATGCGCCGAGTCTGCGACCGCTGATCGGTGAGCTCGCGACGCTGGTGCTGTCCGAGCTCTGACTCAGCTGCGCGAGCCGTCGCGCAGCAGCACGAAGAAGTACGGCGCGTCGTAGCCGCGCAGATCCATGGCGCCGAGAACCACTTCCGATCCGGGCGTGTCGTCGACGAGGCGGAACACGTCGTTGATCGGCAGCTGGTCGTAGATCATCGTCGCGGTGTCGACGCCGCGGTAGCGGGTGGTGCGCAATCGTGCCTTGGGGCCGAGGGCCTGCAGCGCGGGCCGCAGTGTCGCCACCGCTGCGGTGAAGTTCTGCTTCTTCAGCATCGGGAACCTGGTGAAGAGCCCCAGGCCGGCGAACGCCGGCGCCGGGTTCAGCGCGAACAGGCCGGCTCCGTCGGCGGTCGGGAAGAGCAGCGGATCGACGGTTTCGTTGTCCCGGAAGCGCTTTCCCCACCATCCGCTGGCGGCCAGGATGCCGTCGAGCGGATGGCCGGTCGGAAGCTCGGCGCCGTGCCAGGTGCCGATCATGAATTGAGGGTCGACCGCAGCGAGCGAGTCGAACAGTGCCAGGGCGTCGGCCGTGGTGGTCGGGACATCGTCGGGAAGAACCTCGGAGAGAGCCGCCATGTCCGCGAGCCTACTTGACACATGTCAAGCGGGGCACAATGTGAGCATGCGTTCCGACGACATGTGCCCGTGCGGTAGCGGCGATCTCTACGGCAGATGCTGTCTGCCGCTGCATACGGGTCAGCGGGGCGCCGAGACCGCCGAACAGTTGATGCGGTCGCGCTACAGCGCCTTCGTGGCCGGCGATGCGGAGTACGTCTGGCGGACCTGGCATCCGCGCACCCGCCCGGCCGACGTCACCGATCTCACGGTCACGTGGACGCGCCTGGAGATCGTGGACCGCGTCGACGGCGGGCCCGGCGACGACACCGGCGAGGTGGAGTTCCGTGCCCACCACAGGGCGGGCGTTCTGCACGAACGGTCCCGGTTCGCGGTGCGCGCCGGGCGCTGGTTCTACGTCGACGGCGAGATCTTCGATTGAGCGACCCGGGCTGCGATGAATCCCGGACGGACGCGCTGTCTACACCTCGGACAGGTGAATTTCTGGAGAGGAATCTGATGAGTGACTATGCCGCGCCGGTAGGCGCGCCGATCTGGCTCGACCTGATGAGCACCGATCCCGCCCGGGCAGCGGAGTTCTACCACGCCGTCTTCGGCTGGGACGTCGAGGCGCCACCGCAGGCCGAGTTCGGCGGATACCAGAACTTCACCGTCAACGGCCGCAGGGTCGCGGGCCTGCTCCCTCATATGGGCGGGGTTCCCAACGTCTGGTCGGTCTACCTTCACACCGCCGACGCCGCCGAGACCGTGCGCGCCGTCGAGGCCGCCGGGGGATCGGTGATGGTGCCGCCGATGCCGGTCGGTGACATGGGCTCGATGATGGTTGTGACCGACCCGGCCGGCGCGGTGATCGGCTTCTGGCAACCGGGCACCCACGTCGGGTTCACGCAGTGGGAGGTGCACGGCACCCCGTACTGGTTCGAATGCCAGAGCAAGGACTACGAGAAATCGCTGGCGTTCTATCCGCAGGTGATCGGGGCGCGGACGGAGGAGATCGGCACCGGCGGCGACCCGAATGCCGTCGGTCCCGACCGCTACGCGCAGCTGTTCATCGGTGAGAGCGCGTATTCGGGAATCATGGACTCCGCCACCCTGTTCCCGGCCGAGGTGCCGTCGTTCTGGCAGATCTACATCACGGTCGACGATGTGGCCGGCACCGTGGCGCGGGCCGAATCCCTGGGAGCACAGATCCTGATGCCGGGCGAGGAGACGCCGTACGGCACGCTGGCAGCTCTGCGGGATCCGCTCGGCGCGCTGATCTGCCTGGGGCATCCGCCCGCCGGCATGTGAAACGACGCGTCGGCGATCAGGCCAGCAGCTCGGCCGGGTCGGTGTAGGGCACGTCGAGGTCCGCGGCGACCTGCTCGGACAGCAGGGCGCCCTCGTGCGTCGAAAGCCCTTTGGCCAGAGCGGGATCCGCGCGGCACGCATCCCGCCATCCGCGACCGGCGAGCTTGAGAACGTAGGGCAGGGTCGCGTTGGTCAGCGCGTACGTCGACGTGCGCGGCACCGCCCCGGGCATGTTGGCCACGCAGTAGAAGACGGTGTCGTGCACCGCGAACGTCGGGTCGTCATGCGTGGTGGGCCGGGAATCCTCGAAGCAGCCGCCCTGGTCGATGGCGATGTCGACCAGTACAGCGCCCGGCTTCATCGCTGCGACAGTCGAATTGGAGACGAGCTTGGGCGCTCTGGCACCGGGGACCAGGACCGCGCCGATCACGAGGTCGGCGTGCTTGACGGCGTCTTCGAGGTCGAGCGAGGACGAGTAGCGGGTCTCGATGGCGCCGTTGTTCTCATCGTCGATCTTGCGCAGCGTGTTGATGTTGACGTCGAACACGTTGACATGGGCGCCCATGCCCTTGGCGATCCGCGCGGCGTTGTAGCCGGCGACACCACCGCCGATGACGACGACCTCCGCCGGGGCGACTCCGGGGACGCCGCCCATCAGGACGCCGCGGCCTCCGTGGCTGCGCATCAGATGGTACGAGCCGACCTGCGCCGACAGTCGTCCGGCGACCTCGCTCATCGGAGCCAGGAGGGGAAGTGACCCGTCGGCGAGTTGCACGGTTTCGTAGGCGATCGACGTCGTGCCGGATGCCATGAGCGCGTCGGTGCAGGGCTTGGACGCGGCCAGATGCAGGTAGGTGAACAGGGTTTGGCCCCTACGCATCTTCGAGTACTCGGCCTCGATGGGTTCCTTGACCTTCAGGAGAAGGTCGGCTTCGCTCCACACCTCGTCGGCGCCGGTGATCATCTGTGCCCCGGCCCGTTTGAAGTCGGCGTCGGAGATCGAGGATCCGTCGCCGGCGCCGGACTGGATTAGCACCTCGTGACCGCGCTGCACGAGTTCGGCGACTCCGGACGGGGTGATGGCGACCCGGAATTCGTTGTTCTTGATCTCGGTCGGGATTCCGACACGCATGATCGCTCCTCTGTAGGTGTTGTTGAGTAAATTGTGAAGAAACAGCGGTTTAGCCGCAATATTTGCATCGAAGATTCGCTAAACTGCGGCAATGTCGAAAGAATCAACGACATCGCGCTCATCTGCGGGGCTGGCGCCGAAGGATGTTCGGGAAGTCACCCTCGACGACGTCGACCGAAGGATCCTGACCGCCCTGCACAGCGATGCACGGATGGCCAACAGTGCGCTGTCCGAGCTCGTCGGCATCGCGCCGTCGACGTGCCACGGCCGGGTGCGCAGGCTCCAGGAGTTGGGGGTGATCCGCGGCTTCTACGCCGACATCGATCCGGCCGCGATCGGGCTGACGCTGCAGGCGATGATCTCAGTGAGTCTGCAGGCGAACTCCCGAAGCCAGATTCGGCACTTCATCCAGACGATCCGGCGCAAGCCCCAGGTGATGGACGTGTACTTCCTGGCCGGCGCCGACGACTTCATCCTGCATGTGGCCGCGCGCGACACCGAGGATCTCCGGGCGTTCGTGGTGGAGAACCTCAACGCCGACGCCGACGTGGCCGGTACGCAGACGTCGCTGATCTTCGAGCACCTGCGCGGCGCGTCGCCGCTGTAGTGGTCAGGCCGGCGTCAACGTGACGTTGTGCAAGGCGACGGCGACGTCGGTCGGCAGGATGTCGACGAATGTCGGGGCGTCGCGCAATGCTGCTCCTGAGCCGATGATGTTACCCGGAGCTGTTGGGGTGCAGGGAAATTCGCTGCACCGAAACCATCGCCCCGGCGGGCTCTGGTAGGGCTGCATGCTGGGCGACTGGTCGACGCGGTAACGGCCGGGCGGGATGTAGGTGGTCGCCCATCCGTCGCGGGGCTGTGTCGTCACGCCGAACACCCCGTTGCTGCCGTAGGGCGCCGCCTGCGCGGGCGTCACCGACAGCGTGACGGCCACGGCCATGCATCCTGCGGCCACGGCGACCAGTGAGCTACGTGCGTGTGTCCAGCGCATTCGCTGAGGTTACCCGGCTACGGGTCGTCGCAGTCCCTGCTCGTGGAAGAGTCTTCGCCTTCCTCGTGTGGGAGGAGGTGGCGTTCGGGGTGGTGGTAGCCGTTGACGCGGTGTTGGCCGGTCTCCAGGTCTGGTGGTGGGATCCACTCGGTCTGGTTCCTGCTGTTCTTGCGGGTGGTCCAGCCGGTGTTCTCGATCATCCGGTTTTCCGGTCCGCAGGCGAAGGTGAGGTCGTCGATGTCGGTGTGGCCGTCGTCTTTCCAGTCCGCGCTCGCGTGGTGGGCCTGGCACCAGTAGCCGGGCACGGTGCAGCCCGGGCGGGTGCATCCGCGATCGCGGGCGTGCAGCACAATGCGCTGCGCGGCGTTGGCGAGGCGTTTGGCGCGGCCGAGATAGAGGCTCTGGCCGGTGTGCCCGTCGAAGACATA is drawn from Mycolicibacterium gilvum and contains these coding sequences:
- the truB gene encoding tRNA pseudouridine(55) synthase TruB, whose translation is MSAEPGLVVVDKPGGMTSHDVVGRCRRLFGTRKVGHAGTLDPMATGVLVIGIERATKILGLLTATDKSYTATLRLGQTTSTEDAEGELLHQISAAQVTDEQIERAIAPLRGAIEQVPSAVSAIKIAGKRAYQMVRDGEQVEIPPRPVRIDRFEVLAVRRNGDVVDVDVVVDCSSGTYIRALARDVGAALGVGGHLTALRRTRVGGFGLDQARTLEQLADAAELSYSLDEACLHAFPRRELTDAEVVDAGHGRSLAPAGIDGVYAATAPDGRVMALLEDAGARTRSVVVIRPATL
- a CDS encoding M16 family metallopeptidase, with the translated sequence MPRPQAASSGALRQGRTSSAASVPAVRRTRLPGGLRVVTEHIPSVHSASVGVWVNVGSRDEGRSVAGAAHFLEHLLFKATPTRTAVQIAQAVDAVGGELNAFTSREHTCYYAHVLDSDLELAVDLVADVVLNGRCEPDDVEVERDVVLEEIAMRDDDPEDTLGDVFLSAMFGDHPVGRPVVGSVASIAGMTRSQLHSFHVRRYTPDRMVVAVAGNIEHDEVVRLVRRHFGRHLVRGRSPVAPRKGAGRVAGRPTLELVKRDAEQTHLSLGVRTPGRHWEHRWALSVLNTALGGGLSSRLFQQIRETRGLAYSVYSTVDTFADTGALSIYAGCQPERFDEVVRVTTDILADVARDGITADECRIAKGSLRGGLVLGLEDSGSRMNRIGRSELNFGEHRTIADTLSKIDEVTIDEVNAVARQLLTRPFGAAVLGPVRSKRSLPKPLQQIAG
- a CDS encoding type II toxin-antitoxin system Rv0910 family toxin yields the protein MAKLELSRSLPMPAETAWAHASDLSSLGDWMPMHQGWRSDVPEEITVGTTIVGVAGAKGMRNRVTWTVKQFDPPSALAVHGEGVGGTRYKMTMTVASTGDGCTFTVRMDLGGAPLFGPVGAAAARAVKGDIDRAIKEFERRYA
- the bla gene encoding class A beta-lactamase, whose amino-acid sequence is MTELSRRHVLLGGLSLFALTACSTQTVLADPARPLPPPEERIAALAARHDARIGLYAADLDSGATLAFGDTDTFAVCSTFKTYAAGAVLQRVQQGRLGLGDTVLIEAADIRPHSPVTEPRVGTAMTLAELCQAALQQSDNAAANGLLRVLGGPSAITEFARSIGDDRTRLDRWEVELNSAVPGDPRDTSTPRALATGYQALLTGDVLDPIGRRQLVDWMLANQTSSMRAGLPAGYTSADKTGSGDYGSTNDVGIAFGPAGQRLLLAVMTRSASDDPDAPSLRPLIGELATLVLSEL
- a CDS encoding polyribonucleotide nucleotidyltransferase codes for the protein MSVVEIEEGVFESTATIDNGSFGTRTIRFETGRLARQAAGAVVAYLDDETMLLSATTASKQPKEHFDFFPLTIDVEERMYAAGRIPGSFFRREGRPSTDAILTCRLIDRPLRPTFISGLRNEIQVVVTVLSLDPKDLYDVLAINAASASTQISGIPFNGPVGGVRVALIDGQWVAFPTVEQLEGAVFDMVVAGRKAGDDVAIMMVEAEATDKVIELVAGGAGAPTEAVVAEGLEAAKPFIAALCDAQAALAGAAGKETAEYPVFPDYAEDVYYSVASVATDALSEALTIAGKEARDDRTNEIKAEVVERLAEQYAGREKEIGAAYRSLTKKLVRQRILTDHFRIDGRGVTDIRALSAEVAVIPRAHGSALFERGETQIMGVTTLDMVKMAQQIDSLGPETSKRYMHHYNFPPYSTGETGRVGSPKRREIGHGALAERALMPVLPSVEEFPYAIRQVSEALSSNGSTSMGSVCASTLSLLNAGVPLKAPVAGIAMGLVSDDVEVEGGGVERRFVTLTDILGAEDAFGDMDFKCAGTKDFVTALQLDTKLDGIPSQVLAGALAQAKDARITILEVMAEAIDEPDEMSPYAPRITTIKVPVDKIGEVIGPKGKMINSITEETGASISIEDDGTVFVGASNGEAAQAAIDKINAIANPQLPKVGERFLGTVVKTTDFGAFVSLLPGRDGLVHISKLGRGKRINKVEDVAKVGDKLRVEIADIDNRGKISLVLVAEEEAGAATPEAPAPADAATSSS
- a CDS encoding bifunctional riboflavin kinase/FAD synthetase, which encodes MQRWRGQDEIPTDWGRCVVTIGVFDGVHRGHQELIGRAVKAGRSRGVPTVLMTFDPHPMEVVFPGSHPAQLTTLTRRAELVEEMGIDVFLVMPFTSDFMKLTPERYVHELLVERLHVVEVVVGDNFTFGKKAAGNVELLRKAGDRFGFAVDSLSLVAEHHRDETVTFSSTYIRSCVDAGDMVAAEEALGRPHRVEGVVVRGDGRGRDLGFPTANVAPPMYAAIPADGVYAAWFTVLGHGPVVGTVTPGERYQAAVSVGTNPTFSGRTRTVEAFVLDTEADLYGQHVAVDFVARLRGQEKFGSVADLITAMEGDTERARTILSAQ
- the rpsO gene encoding 30S ribosomal protein S15 → MALTTEQKKEILGQYGLHDTDTGSPEAQVALLTKRISDLTEHLKQHKHDHHSRRGLLLLVGRRRRLLKYVAQVDVARYRSLIERLGLRR
- the mntR gene encoding manganese-binding transcriptional regulator MntR, which codes for MSPDGNPANPTDLSTVAQDYLKVIWTAQEWSHEKVSTKLLADRIGVSASTASESIRKLADQGLVDHEKYGAVTLTDAGRRAALAMVRRHRLMETFLVNELGYGWDEVHDEAEILEHAVSDRMLDRIDAKLGYPTRDPHGDPIPAADGKVPTPPARQLSACQDGEAGTVARISDADPEMLRYFDTVGISLDSRLRVVARRDFAGMISVAVENPGSSGGSTAASDGETTVDLGSPAAEAIWVVA